From the genome of Balneolaceae bacterium:
CCCGTGATGAAATGGGAAAAACTGGATCTTGATGATTCATCAAAAGAAATTTGTGAGTTATTGACCGAGGATGAACTTCACATCGATCAGATCAGCGAAAAGATTGAAAAGCCTACCCATACACTTTTACCAACATTGCTGGATTTGGAGATGAAGGGAGCTATCAAACAGAAGGCCGGAAAATATTTTGAGCTTTGCTGATCCAATAGATGCATCATTTTCTATTCTTAGACAGGATAAATTCTAATCCGTTCGTTTGTGTTCATTATATTGTATTTAATGGGGTCAGTCATTGAACGGGTGTGAATGCCTGAAAAATAAATTCAAGCCTCTCCTCTCATTCCGTGACTCCGATAGGGATAGATTATTTGAGAAAATTTTAAGTATTGAAACATGATAAAAGTTCAGAATGTGATACTTTCTGAAGATATTGCAACAGCCAAATTTGCCTGTAATATCAGTCGTTGTAAAGGGGCTTGTTGCGTTGTTGGTGATGCCGGTGCACCCGTCAGCAGACAGGAAATTCCGGTACTTCGAAAGGCATTCAGAAAACTTCAAAATCAATTGGATCCTGAATCGGTGGACGTTGTGAACGAAACGGGAGTTGTGCAAGGTGACAACCAAAGCGGTTATGAAATTTCCTGCATAGAATCGGGGGAATGTGTTTTTGTACAGAAGGATAAAGATGGAGCAGCAACTTGCGCTATTCAAAATGCCTACTATTCCGGCGATTTTGGTTGGGAAAAACCAGTAAGTTGTCACCTTTATCCGATCCGTTTAAAACAAATTGGAGCATTTGAATATGCAAATTTTGAATATATCCCGGAGTTATGTTCTGCTGGCTGCCAAAGAGGAGAAGATGAGGGAATTTACCTGGCTGACTTTTTAAAAGATTCACTCATAAGACGTTATGGAAAAGAGTGGTACTCGGAATTTCTTGAAGTTTGTAACGAAGAAAGGATGCAATCTGTATAGATGATAAAAACAGGTCAAAACATATCGCAAAAACAATCGCTGCAGCAAAAGCTCTCTCCACAGCAGATTCAGTTTGTGAAATTACTGCAGCTTCCTACCATGGGCCTTGAGCAAAGAGTAAAGCAGGAGATTGAGATGAACCCGGTTTTGGAGGAAGCAGATCCGCTGGCACCGGAAGAGACACTCCGTGAGAATGAAGAGGTTGAATGGGAGGAGAGCGAAGAAAAAGAGGAGGACAGTGATCCCGATCCGGTAGATCAGAATGAAGAGATTGACTGGGATTCGTTTCTTCACAATACTGAGTATGATGGAATGAATTACTCAGGCGGAGGTAGCCAGTCATCCGGGGATGACGACTGGAAAGATCTGCCAAATCCCTATCATGAATCTCTTCTCGAGGAGCTCGAACAGCAGGTTGCACTTTTAGACCTGGATGAAGATGAGAAGTTGATTGCCGATCAGATTTTAGGTTCACTGGATGAGGACGGTTATTTCCGCAGAGAGATTGATGCTGTGGTTGATAACATCGCATTTAATCACGGTACGCTGGTGAAGGCCAGTCAGGTTGAGAAGGTTCGGAAGCAGATTCAGAAACTTGAACCGGTGGGTATAGCCTCCAGGGATTTGAGAGATTGTCTGTTGTGCCAGGTGCGCCATCTGGATGCAGATCCGGAACTTAAAAATCTGGCTGAGAAGCTTCTTGAGAATGAATGGGAAGCATTTGAGAAGAAACATTTTGAAAAGCTGAAGTCGCGCCTCAATGTGGATAATGAAGAGCTAAAAGAGGTATTCAATCTGATAAAAGGTTTGAATCCACGCCCGGGAGGTGTTACAAATCCCGATACTGACAATCAGCAATATATTGAACCAGATTTCGAAGTCTATTACGAACCTTCAGCAGAGGAAGATGATGAGGATCAGGGAGAGTTTATTATTCGGTTAAGCCAAAGAAATACTCCCCCTTTGCGCATTTCGCCTGATTATAAAATGATGTGGGAGAACCTGAAAAAGAAAAAGGGAAAACAGAAAGAGAGTGGTGATTCTGAAGCCCGAAAATTTATCAAGGATAAAGTAGAATCTGCTCAGTGGTTTATCGATTCCATCAAACAGAGACACAATACGTTGATGAAAACGATGCGAACCATTGTATCGCTCCAGGAAGATTTTTTTAAACATGGGGAGGGGCTAAAACCGATGATTTTGAAAGATGTAGCCGAACGAATTAAGATGGATATCTCAACCGTTTCAAGAGTAGTAAATGGTAAGTACGTTCAAACCAATTTTGGTGTATTTGAATTGAAATACTTTTTTAGTGAAGGCCTTGAAACAGAAAGCGGTGAGGATGTATCAAGCCGGGAAGTGAAAAATGTGCTTCAAAATGTGATTCAAAACGAGAATAAAAAGAAACCATACAGCGACCAGGCACTTACAGAAATTTTGAAAGAGAAAGGATATAAAGTAGCACGGCGAACAGTCAGCAAATACCGGGAAAATTTGCAGATACCGGTAGCCCGTCTCAGAAAGCAGATTGTTTAGGGTAACATAAACGCCATCTCAATGGGCTGATAGATCATCGGCAGCCAAAGAGCAAGCACAATAATGGCTGTGATCAAAAGAAAATATAGCCCCACCGTAAGGAATAGATTTAACACCCGATACTTTTGCAGGAATCGGGCACTGTCGGCAGCAGCGAAAATAAAACCGGCAAACCAAAAGAAAAAATAGAGTATGGCAGTGGCAATAGTCCAGCTCTGTGCGGCCTCAATCTGTATAAAATAAACCGCAAAGGTTACTACAATCAGATTGATGTGGAATGGCCAACTGTACAGGTTTATAACCTGGTTAAGCTGTTCAAGTTTTTTGTTTGGCAGATAAAGCCAGGCAACGGATAAGATATGTGAGATGAAGGCAATGAGAAGACCGATCACAAATATGGAAACTTTTTCAAAACCGGAATAAAAAAGTGCAGGATAATGATAAGAAAGAGACTCCAATCCCATATTGCTGATAAAACTATCACTCAGTAAATAGAAGAAGAAACCGGTGATGAGAGTATGTTGAAGTAATACAATTACGCCCGGAGTGGTATTGCGAATCCGGTGTTGTTGCACATCGTGAATAAAAAAGGAGTGATAGAAAAAATACCGCGGCAACGTAGCTTTGTACATCGGCTGATATTTGTAGTGCAGAAGATAGCTGGCCCAGATGAGTAACAAAAGAATAATCGGCCAGTTGGGGGCAGGAGAATCGGGCGAGGGTTCCGGCATCGGGAAATGGACGGATTCTCCATCCAGGTACGATGAAATAATGGTGGAAAAAGATGCTTGTGATTCAACCCGGGAGAGAAACCAATCAGCGGGAATGATGACCAAACTTTCAGGCTGTGTGGCTGTTTGTTTAAAAATTGTTTCAAGTGTTTGGAGAGATGCAACAGGATCGTTTTCGGGCTCAAATAAAATGACTGTTGATGAAGCTGTAATCAAACTATCGGGTTGAACCCTGACACGGCTTGCAAAGAAATCGACCTGCTGTACCGGGAATTCCGGTTCAGAAAAAGCAGACTGGTAATAAAATGGTTTCTCAATTGAGGTAAAGAGATCGGTGAGAAGACTGTCGGAGGAAGCAGGGAATGCCGATCTGTAATCAGCTGGATAATTAAACACCTTTATTGCAGCTATATTGTCTCGTAACTGGTTCGGTACGAGACTGTACATGGTCTGTATTGAGTTAACAAGTAATTCCCGGTTGTTTTTTGCCTCATATTCTGTGACAAAATGTTGGTTTGAATCCAGTAATAGATAAAACTGTTCCAAATCGGACCTTCTGATGCTTGCTGGAAAAGAGATCTCCAGCATATCGATTCCAATCTCGCGGATTTGGTTGAACTGTTCAGTTGTTAATGAAGTGTTATCAGACCTATCAATTGATAGTGCAATTCTGTTTGCTGGCTCATTTTGAGGAGATCCGGCCGTAGAATTTGCAGACAGAGAAAATATCAGCCCTAAAAAAAAAAGTGTTAGAATGAGAGTTCGTAAAATGGCCGTATTATTTTTTAATGTCCTCAGCGTTTTCAATGGGTAGTTTTCGGGTCTCTTTAAACGTAGAGAGTACAATGTTAGAGCGTGTTCTGGTGACACCTTCCCACGTTTGGATCAATGAGAGAAACTTTTCGAGCGACTCTGTATTTTTGGTTCGTACTTTGAGAATATGAGATCCATCGCCCGTTATGGAATGACACTCCATTACTTCCGGGTGATTGCTCACATGGTCCACGAAATCGGTATATCGTTCGGAACCGTCCACTTCTACAAAAATAAATGCGGTGATGTCGAAATGAAATTTCTTAGCATCCAGAATGGCATTGTAATCTACAATAAGTCCTTTCTCTTCCAGTTTTCTCATCCTTTCTGAAACCGAAGGAACTGATAGATGAACAATATCGGCGATTGTATTTCGCTGTGCCCTTCCGTTCTCTTGAAGATGATTTAGTATTTTAATGTCAGTTTCGTCTAAAAGATGTGTCATATCGACTTGCCTAATATTTCTAATTTAATTTAAATTTAGCCTTAATTTGTTAGGAATACAATCCTCATCCACTCTTTTTACATGAATGCTACAGAAATTTAGGATGCTCTCTTAAAAAATTTCAAACAAGATTTTACTCATTGTATCTTTGTATCAAAATACGAATCAAAAAATTGAAAACGAACAGATATGCTGGATGTAACATTTATCCGTGAACACGTTGATCTTGTGAAGGAAGGGATGAAAAACAAGGGGGAGCCGGACAGCTCAATTGTGGATCGAGTTCTTGAAAAAGATGAAGAATGGCGAAGTGTTGTTACCGAACTTGATAATTTGAGAGCGGAGAGTAACAGGAAAGCCAAAAAAATTGGCCAGTTGATGGGACAGGGAAAAAAGGAGGAAGCCCAAAAGCTGATTCAAGAAACTGGCGATAATAAAGAAGAGATTAAAGAACTTGAAGATAAGCTGACTGTACTTGATAAGGAGCGTGATAAACTTCTCTATCAAATTCCCAATGTGCCTGATGAATCTGTTCCGGTGGGCCACTCTGAAGAGGATAACGAAGTATTTTTGACATGGGGAGAACCAGCCGATGAGGATTGGCGGCTTCCGCACTGGGAAGTTGCCGAAGAGAAAGGCTGGATCGATTTTGAACGGGGAGCTAAAGTAACGGGTGCAGGTTTTCCGTTTTATGTAGGACCGATGGCCCGGCTTCAGCGTGCACTGATCAATTACTTTTTGAATGAGGCATCCGAGCAGGGATATACCGAAATGCAAGCTCCTTATTTTGTGAATGAAGATTCTGCTCGCGGAACCGGCCAGATCCCTGATAAGGAAGATATGATGTACACCATTCCGAGAGACGGTTTTTTTGCGATTCCAACCGCTGAAGTTCCGGTAACCAATTTTCACCGGGATGAAATCTTCTCGCCGGATGATCTGCCGGTTTACTATTCCGCTTACACTCCATGCTGGAGACGAGAAGCCGGGAGCTATGGGAAAGATGTTCGGGGTTTGAACCGCCTGCATCAATTTGATAAAGTAGAATTGGTTAAAATTGTCCATCCCGATTCTTCTGATGATGAGTTGGAATCTCTGCGAGAGTACGCTGAATCCCTTCTTAAAAAACTGGAATTACCCTACCGAACCCTTTTGATGTGCACCGGCGATATGGGCTTTACCCAAACCAAAAAATACGATCTTGAAGTGTGGAGTCCGGGACAACAACGATGGTTGGAAGTTAGCTCTTGCTCCAATTTTGGATCTTTCCAGGCGAGGCGCATGCAGCTTCGGTTTAAAAATGAAAAAGGGAAAACGGAGATACTTACATACCTTAAATGGATCTGGGTTGGCACTGCCGCGAATTGTGGCATCTATTTTGGAAACATATCAAACCGAAGATGGGGATGTTATTGTGCCGGATGTATTAAAACCATTTATGAATTCTGAAAAAATGTAAGATTTGAGCATGTAGTGTAACGACTATTTTTTCTATGAAATAGGATGCTTTATTAAAATATCAGAAATAGAAACTTTTAGGTAGCCATTGTTATGGATGAGGATTTTAAAGAGAGATTGGTTTCAAGAAAAGATTTTTTAAAAGCATCGACTTTGATAACCAGCGGGTTGACGTTGTTACCATCTGCACTGAGGGCTGCGTTATTATCTGATGAAAATTCAGGCAGATCACAAGCGCAAGAATATCAGATTGTATTCAGGCAGAGCAACAAAAATCCGATAGAAGAGAAAGCTGCTCAACAGCTTAAGAAATATCTTGAGAAAGCTGAGATCAGTTTTCCGGTTATTGATGAAGAATCGTACCGGGGGGATCAGGCGATCTATATTGGTCGCACCCGATATGCCGAGCAGATAGATATCAATTACAAAGAACTCGCTAAGGATGGATATGCATTCAAAACCCTGGGGAAGAATCTGGTAATTGCAGGCGGTACAGAGAAGGGAGTGCTTTATGGAGTTTATGGCTTTCTGGAAGCACTGGGTTTTCGTAAGTATGATCCGGTGAGTACGTATGTGCCAAAAATTGAGTCTGTTCAGATTCCTGCGGACGAGTCGACTGAAGTTCCCGGAATGAATTATCGCCAGACCTCTTACTACGATAAGGATGATGGAGATATTTTTGACTGGCACCGACTTGACAGCAGAAGTGAATCGTGGGGTATGTTTGTGCATACTTTTTTTGAGCTGGTACCGCCGGAAGAGTATGCCGAGTCCCATCCTGAATATTACTCATGGCGAGATGGCAAGCGTAATCCAAGTACCCAATTGTGCCTGTCGAATGAGGAGGTCCTGGAGGTCGTAGTTCAAAACCTGAGGAAGAAAATAGCTGAAAATCCAGAACCACTATATTGGTCTGTTAGCCCGGAAGATAACGATCAGTATTGCACATGCGGCCCTTGTACAGAACTAAATAAAAAGTACGGCGGCACACGATCTGATCTGAAATATGGGGTGCCAAGCGGTTCACTTATCTATTTTGTAAATAAAGTGGCCAAAGAGTTTCCGGATAAAATTATATCCACATTGGCATATTGGTATACTCGTGAAGCACCGGAAAATATCAAACCGGTATCGAATGTCAATATTATGCTCTGCCCGATAGGGCCTGCTCGTCACAGGCCAATATTTGAAACAGCTCCCTCTTTCACGAATGATTTACAAGATTGGGGAAAAATCAGTGACAGAATTTTAATTTGGGACTATAACATTCAGTTTGCCAATCCGGTGAGTCCCTTTCCGAATCTTCATACGCTAAAACCGAATATTAAATTCTACAAAGAGAACAATGTAGATTCGCTGTTTATGCAGGCGACGTCTCAAGCCGGAAGTGAAATGGCGAGTTTAAGATCGTACCTGATCAACAAACTGATGTGGGATCCAGATGCCAATGAGGATCTGATCATGAATGATTTTCTTGAAGGTTATTATGGAGATGCCGGTATTTACATCCGACAGTATATCGATACAATGAAAGAAGCTTTATTGGCCAGTAACCACGAATTGAAGATTTTTGATTCTCCAATTGACGCAAAAGATACATACTTATCAGCCGATTTGATGAAGCAGTATGAGGAGATGTTTGATAACGCTGAACAGGTAGTGGAAGGAGATTCAGAACGATTGCGAAGAGTGAGAATCGCCAGACTTCCATTGATGTTCGCTCAGATACAAATTGGCCGCACGGAAGTGGATACACCCCGAAGTATGTTCGCTCATAATGAAGAGGGAAGGATTATCGTTAAGCCTGAAATGAAAGAGCTGGTGCATCAGTTTGTGAATCGTTGTAAGGAATATGGGGTGAATCGTATCCGTGAGAGAACCACAACAGCAGATGAATACCTGCGGGCATATCAGCGAATATTTGATAAGATGGACGAAGTGGAAAATGCGATATCTCTCCATAAAAAGATTACTCCTATAACAACTTCAAGCGAGCATACGAAAGGAGCAGAGGCATTAACTGATGGTGTTTTTGGGTCCGATGAATCATGGAGATTCCCGGATAAAATTGGTGTGAATTGGGTTGGATATGAGGGAGAACATATGGAGTTTATTCTTGATTTAGGGGAGGTTCAACCTATTCAAACCATTAATATGGATTTTCTGAATGCACAGGCACAACCCAAATGGCACCAAACAATCCTGCCGATATTTGTGGAGTACCAGTTATCGGTTGATGGCGAGAACTATAAGGAACCGGTACGAATTGAAAATCCACATGATCCAAATCCCGATAACAATCCCGGAATTACAGATATTCGTGTGCACTCTTTTCGGACAGAGTTGAATTCAAAACGTGCCCGGTTTATTAAAGTGCATGCCGAGAGCCCCATTGAGATGCCTTCCTGGCACATCAGAGCTGGGCGTCCCGCCAAGATCTACACGGATGAGATTGTGGTTACCTGATTGAAGCTGATTTAAGCCCATTTTGAGGATTAACAAAAATTGAATTGAACGCTTTGAAGTGGTATCGTTGATTGCTTTGGTAATATGATGTATAGTGCATACATCA
Proteins encoded in this window:
- a CDS encoding DUF3109 family protein, with the protein product MIKVQNVILSEDIATAKFACNISRCKGACCVVGDAGAPVSRQEIPVLRKAFRKLQNQLDPESVDVVNETGVVQGDNQSGYEISCIESGECVFVQKDKDGAATCAIQNAYYSGDFGWEKPVSCHLYPIRLKQIGAFEYANFEYIPELCSAGCQRGEDEGIYLADFLKDSLIRRYGKEWYSEFLEVCNEERMQSV
- the rpoN gene encoding RNA polymerase factor sigma-54, whose translation is MIKTGQNISQKQSLQQKLSPQQIQFVKLLQLPTMGLEQRVKQEIEMNPVLEEADPLAPEETLRENEEVEWEESEEKEEDSDPDPVDQNEEIDWDSFLHNTEYDGMNYSGGGSQSSGDDDWKDLPNPYHESLLEELEQQVALLDLDEDEKLIADQILGSLDEDGYFRREIDAVVDNIAFNHGTLVKASQVEKVRKQIQKLEPVGIASRDLRDCLLCQVRHLDADPELKNLAEKLLENEWEAFEKKHFEKLKSRLNVDNEELKEVFNLIKGLNPRPGGVTNPDTDNQQYIEPDFEVYYEPSAEEDDEDQGEFIIRLSQRNTPPLRISPDYKMMWENLKKKKGKQKESGDSEARKFIKDKVESAQWFIDSIKQRHNTLMKTMRTIVSLQEDFFKHGEGLKPMILKDVAERIKMDISTVSRVVNGKYVQTNFGVFELKYFFSEGLETESGEDVSSREVKNVLQNVIQNENKKKPYSDQALTEILKEKGYKVARRTVSKYRENLQIPVARLRKQIV
- a CDS encoding Lrp/AsnC family transcriptional regulator — encoded protein: MTHLLDETDIKILNHLQENGRAQRNTIADIVHLSVPSVSERMRKLEEKGLIVDYNAILDAKKFHFDITAFIFVEVDGSERYTDFVDHVSNHPEVMECHSITGDGSHILKVRTKNTESLEKFLSLIQTWEGVTRTRSNIVLSTFKETRKLPIENAEDIKK
- the serS gene encoding serine--tRNA ligase — encoded protein: MLDVTFIREHVDLVKEGMKNKGEPDSSIVDRVLEKDEEWRSVVTELDNLRAESNRKAKKIGQLMGQGKKEEAQKLIQETGDNKEEIKELEDKLTVLDKERDKLLYQIPNVPDESVPVGHSEEDNEVFLTWGEPADEDWRLPHWEVAEEKGWIDFERGAKVTGAGFPFYVGPMARLQRALINYFLNEASEQGYTEMQAPYFVNEDSARGTGQIPDKEDMMYTIPRDGFFAIPTAEVPVTNFHRDEIFSPDDLPVYYSAYTPCWRREAGSYGKDVRGLNRLHQFDKVELVKIVHPDSSDDELESLREYAESLLKKLELPYRTLLMCTGDMGFTQTKKYDLEVWSPGQQRWLEVSSCSNFGSFQARRMQLRFKNEKGKTEILTYLKWIWVGTAANCGIYFGNISNRRWGCYCAGCIKTIYEF
- a CDS encoding DUF4838 domain-containing protein → MDEDFKERLVSRKDFLKASTLITSGLTLLPSALRAALLSDENSGRSQAQEYQIVFRQSNKNPIEEKAAQQLKKYLEKAEISFPVIDEESYRGDQAIYIGRTRYAEQIDINYKELAKDGYAFKTLGKNLVIAGGTEKGVLYGVYGFLEALGFRKYDPVSTYVPKIESVQIPADESTEVPGMNYRQTSYYDKDDGDIFDWHRLDSRSESWGMFVHTFFELVPPEEYAESHPEYYSWRDGKRNPSTQLCLSNEEVLEVVVQNLRKKIAENPEPLYWSVSPEDNDQYCTCGPCTELNKKYGGTRSDLKYGVPSGSLIYFVNKVAKEFPDKIISTLAYWYTREAPENIKPVSNVNIMLCPIGPARHRPIFETAPSFTNDLQDWGKISDRILIWDYNIQFANPVSPFPNLHTLKPNIKFYKENNVDSLFMQATSQAGSEMASLRSYLINKLMWDPDANEDLIMNDFLEGYYGDAGIYIRQYIDTMKEALLASNHELKIFDSPIDAKDTYLSADLMKQYEEMFDNAEQVVEGDSERLRRVRIARLPLMFAQIQIGRTEVDTPRSMFAHNEEGRIIVKPEMKELVHQFVNRCKEYGVNRIRERTTTADEYLRAYQRIFDKMDEVENAISLHKKITPITTSSEHTKGAEALTDGVFGSDESWRFPDKIGVNWVGYEGEHMEFILDLGEVQPIQTINMDFLNAQAQPKWHQTILPIFVEYQLSVDGENYKEPVRIENPHDPNPDNNPGITDIRVHSFRTELNSKRARFIKVHAESPIEMPSWHIRAGRPAKIYTDEIVVT